A segment of the Leptospira barantonii genome:
CCTTCGGCGCCAAGGTAAAGGATAGGGTTCCGATCCAAGTTAACATTCCGATCCAAAGAACGCTAAAGAAGCCCAAATTATTCTCCTTCTTAGGAACGAAACTCACAAGAAGATAGATCGACATCAATACGGAACCTAAGATCAAAAGTCCCGGTAAATAATCGAGAATGGAAATTCGAAAATCGATTCCGTCCCCGATGTTCATTCTAAAATCGGAAGAATGAATCGCAAGTTGAGCTATCCAAGGAAATAATAGAAAGGCGAATGCGATTATCCCTCCGTAACCGGCCACCCATCCTAAAAGTCGACTTCGCTTATCATTTTGAATCGCGTAAGCCGCAAAGAAAGAGAGCGGAAAGTAAATCGAAGAGGAGTAATGCGGAAGTTTTGTCTGAACGATCGAGAAAATTATCAAAACAATACCGGCCCATACGAAAAGAATCTTAGAGAACGTTTTCGTGTTCTCGTTTTCGAATGCGGAGGTTTTTGGTTTTAAGGCGTATCCGAATAACAAAGGCGTCCAAGGAAAAAAACCGATCAAAACGACGAGGCCGTGATAAAACCAAGGTCCGGTATGCGATTCCAGAGATTTGGTTAAAAGTTTTTTCTGGAACTCGACGAAACCCGCGATAAAACCTTCTCCGTGGATCAGATAATCGGTTAGGTAATAGGAAGACACAACTCCCGAAGTCAGAGCGATACATAATAAAAGATGCATGAACGAAAATCGAAATCGTTTTTCGAAGATTCGAACGGCCGCAAAGGAAAACGCAGGGATCGCTATTCCGAGAGGTCCTTTGGTAAGCGTTCCGATTCCCATGCTGAACGACGCGAGAATCAACCACTTCAAAGCGCCGAAACGATTCTTTGCTTTTTGTTCCACATCGTATAAGAACAAACAAAGGACGGAACATAAAAGAAACGTATTGAATAGATGATCGATGTAAGCGGTTCTGGAAAGCAATAAGGGCAATAAGGAAGAGGAATAGATAAGCGCCCAGAGTAGACCGAACTTTTCCGAGACAACACGTTTACCGAAAAAGTAAAGAACGCCGAAAGAAAACAATCCGGATAAAACCGAAGGAAGTCTTGTCGCAAATTCTCCGATTCCGAAAATCGAGTAGAATAAACTCGCGAGCCAAAAGTAAAACGGGGGTTTTTCGGTGAACAACTGACCGTTTACTACAATTCGAAGATAATCTCCCGAAGTGAACATGTTCTTGGAAGCGGCTCCGTAGATATTTTCATCCCAGTCTATCAAGGGGAACGACCCGAGACCGACGCACAATAATACGAAAT
Coding sequences within it:
- a CDS encoding ArnT family glycosyltransferase, with protein sequence MIDWDENIYGAASKNMFTSGDYLRIVVNGQLFTEKPPFYFWLASLFYSIFGIGEFATRLPSVLSGLFSFGVLYFFGKRVVSEKFGLLWALIYSSSLLPLLLSRTAYIDHLFNTFLLCSVLCLFLYDVEQKAKNRFGALKWLILASFSMGIGTLTKGPLGIAIPAFSFAAVRIFEKRFRFSFMHLLLCIALTSGVVSSYYLTDYLIHGEGFIAGFVEFQKKLLTKSLESHTGPWFYHGLVVLIGFFPWTPLLFGYALKPKTSAFENENTKTFSKILFVWAGIVLIIFSIVQTKLPHYSSSIYFPLSFFAAYAIQNDKRSRLLGWVAGYGGIIAFAFLLFPWIAQLAIHSSDFRMNIGDGIDFRISILDYLPGLLILGSVLMSIYLLVSFVPKKENNLGFFSVLWIGMLTWIGTLSFTLAPKVMDVLQGRILKFSDIAEAEKGKLVFYKYLSFYPMFYRENKIHIIGSYKFKDEEKLLTEPENQKLFLVANRNSLVELNFLYPKLIFTPIANEGDLFLIRTEKKKL